The genomic window CAGTGATGTATTCATGTTATCGGGATACTCGGACAAAGCCGTGTCTGCCGTTGGTGTTATTTCTCAGATATCCTTTTTCCTGATCATTGTCTCGACCATGGTCAGCAGTGGCACGGGGATATTAATCGCACAATATAACGGTGCCTCTCGTAATGAAGAGAGTGCTCATGTGGGAGTAGCAAGCATCGTATTAGCCATTATTACTGGCCTTCTATTGAGTATTATCGCCGTTCTTGGTGCTGAGTATTTTATCCCACTTTATCAACTTGAAGCTCAAGTAGAGCAATACGCTCAAGAGTATCTGTTCATCAGTGGCGCCCTCACTTTCAATGTAACGATTGGCGTGGTGCTAACGACGATTTTGCGCAGTCATGGCTATTCAAAGTCACCGATGATCATCAACTTGATTGCGGGAGTGATTAACGTATTTGGTAACTACTGCGTGCTGTATCAACCTTTTGGCCTACCAGTATATGGCGTGCAAGGCGTAGCAACCGCAACGGTTATCAGTCAAATGATCAGTCTCTTGCTTTTAATCAGCGTCGTAAAAAGTAAGGGAATAGACTTACCCCTTAAGCAGCTCAAAGCCGTGCCTAAATCTATCTATCAAAAAATCATTCAGATCGGATCGATGAACGCAGGAGAAGTACTCTCTTATAACATGGCTCAGATCAGCATAACTTTCTTCGTGGTACAGATGGGCACGTCTTCATTAGCTGCGTTTACTTACGCACAGAACATCGCTCGCCTCTCTTTTGCGTTTGCACTGGCTATTGGTCAAGGTAGCCAAATTCAAACGGGCTATTACATAGGCAAAGGCTGGATAGATGAAATCACCCATCGCGTACAACGTTACTTTGTGGTTGGTTTTATCGCCTCGACCAGTATTACTTGTATGGTCTACATTTTCCGCTTTGAAATTCTGGATTTGTTCACTCAAGATCCTGAAATCATCGCCTTGGCTGCATTGCTGATCACTGGTTCAATTGTGTTAGAGGCTGGCCGTGTCTTTAACCTGATCTTCATCTCATCCTTAAAAGCGACAGGTGACATCAAGTTCCCTGTGAAAATGGGCATATTGAGTATGTGGGGTATTGGGGTTGCCATGAGCTATTTGCTTGGCGTGCACTGGGGTTATGGCGTATTTGGTGCTTGGATGGCTATCGCAATGGACGAATGGTTCCGTGGAATCATCATGGCACATCGCTGGCGAGCAAAAAAATGGACTCGATTCTCTTTTTAGAATAAACAAAAAGCGCTAGGGGGAGCTAGCGCTTTAAGACCAACTAAGTCCGTTTAGACTGGTAGTTAGTTAAGCTACATCATAAGGATATAAGCAATTTTTCACTTAGGTAAATCAAAAATCCTATTCTTTACGACTGTTTTGAGTCGTAAATTAAGTATAGTCACGTTCTGGTCATCAATTGTTTTTTTTAGAGATAATTTATACGAACTTAACGACGCATCGCGACTAATCAATTGAATCACTCATCACAGATGAAATCGCTTTCGCAATCAACCTTCTAAGCAATTGATTTTTATCTTCTAACTGCTTTGTCTTACGATAGACAAGCTGGATATCAAAATCTGGAACATCAATCGGTGGTTTCACTGCCAGCAAAGTTTCTTCGCTATCGATATCCTTGCGCGCAACGAGTTTGGGGACAATACACAATAGTTCTCTGCCACGAATGAGTCGCTTAACGGTTAAAAAATTACTCGATGCAATCGCCACTTTTCTCGTATAACCCAGTTCCGCCAATTTAATGTCTACGCCCGTTTTTAGGGAACCATTGGGAGAAACGAGCGCGTGCTCGACAGCAACAAATTGTGCTAACGACATCGGCTCCTCAATAGATAGAACCGACTGATCAAGTAAACAAACATGTTGCTCCGTGTACAAATGCTTTGTTCGATATTGCTTTGGTACCTCACCAAAGCTGCCTATCGTCATATCAAGCTTGGCATCTTCAAAGACTTGCTGGTAGTTACTCCGGTTTACATTGAACAACGCGACTTGGGAATAAGGCGAGGATTGTTTAATCAGGTCAAACACTGTTGGAGCGAACATCTGCTCGGCATAATCCGTGAGACCAATCTTCCAAGTCCCTTTATACGTTTCTGCATCAAACGATTTAGACAGCAGTACCTCTGACTGGATGGTATTCAGTAGCGCATCCACGGTGCTCGATAATTCAATGGCTCGGTCGGTCGCCTCCATCTTACTACCTACACGCTCAAACAAAGGGTCATCAAACAGTTTTCGAAGCCTTTGTAAGCTATGACTCATCGCAGATTGGCTGACATAACAACGCTCAGCAGCCTTACTCACGCTATTCGTTTTATACAAAGCCTGCAGTGCAATCAATAAGTTAAGGTCAATTCCTTTCCAGTTAAAATCAGCCATAAGAGAAACCCATATCATTCATAGTTATAATTAAAACAATTAATTTGAATCATAGTTCAACTCCACCTAAATTACGCTAAACATTTATCTGGAATCGATCATGCTTTCAATTTTCAAAACCTTTTTCTGGCTGGGTTGGATTAGCTTTGGTGGACCAGCGGCACACATTGGCTACTTCCGTAAGACGTTTGTTGAGAAACTGAATTGGTTGTCCGACCAAGAGTACGGGCAAATTGTCGCCCTCAGTCAATTTCTTCCGGGTCCAGGATCCAGTCAGGTTGGCTTCGCGGTTGGCTACAAGAAAGGTGGCTTAACAGGGGCTATTGCAGCCTTTATCGGCTTCACTTCCCCATCGGTCATTCTGATGTTGATATTGGCGTTAGTTAGCAACCAGTTGCTAGAAGCCCCGCTGTTTATCTCCGTCATCCATGGGCTTAAATTACTCGCCGTTGTGGTGGTGGCTGATGCCACTTTCGGGATGTACAAAAACTTTTGTCAATCGAAGGTAGCAACCGCCTTATGTGTGATTACCACCGTTGTTTTGCTTTTGCTTCCTGGGATCTGGCCTCAAGTGTTAGTTCTATTGTTTGCAGCGATCGTGGGCAGTCAGTTCTTGACGTCTCAAGCGCTAAAAACAACACCTTCAACACAGAAAATATCGGTAACGCCTCTCGTAATTTTTGTTGCGTTATTGGTTGGTCTGCCTCTATTCAGTGCTTACTCTCAAAGCATTGAAGTGTTTGGCTTGTTCTACCAAGCAGGTAGCTTAGTCTTTGGTGGCGGCCACGTGGTACTTCCTCTGCTACAAAATGGGATTGGTGATCAACTCTCTCAAGATGCCTTCCTAACAGGCTATGCGGCTGCGCAAGCGGTCCCAGGTCCGATGTTTACGTTAGCCACTTATCTGGGTTATATGTTGATGCCATCGGCACCGATCATAGGCGCACTACTCGCAACGATCGCCGTGTTCTTACCGGGCTTCTTATTGCTACTGGGTGTACTAAAAAACTGGCAAGCGATTGCAAGCAAGCCCTTGGTGGCAGGCGCTCTTACGGGGGTGAATGCGGCGGTGGTTGGTTTATTGCTGGCAGCACTGTATCAACCGATCTTCACAAGTGCCGTGAACAGTCGCTTAGATTTCGTTCTGATCGTTGTTGGTGTGTGGTTATTAAAAACGGTGAAGATGCCCATTGTGGGGCTTGTCGGAGTCTTCATGTTATTTGGTGTCGCTACTGGCCTGTAACACTAAACAGGAAGTAGGAAGTAGGAAGCTAACAACTGGCTTCCTACTTTAATGTCTAGCGACCCTTTTAATGCCGTGAAAATTGAAGAATAAGTTGCAGTCAATCAATGGCGCAAAACTCAACGGCCAAAACGAGTGTTGATTGTCAGGAAGGTAGTAGTTTAAAAAAGCCATTAAGTTATTGCATGGATTTACATGCTCTCTCGCCATTATGTAATCGTAATTCCAGCCCTTTTTTAAACCGTGTTTTCTTGTCGTCATATAGCGACCGACCTTCCAAGCAATTCCCGGGTCGGTAGGAATCAAAATAGATAGCGTTCCTTCTGGCTTTAACACCCTTAGCCACTCTTTGATCACCAAGTGAGGTTCATACAGGTGCTCCAATATATGAGTGGCGATGACACGATCAAAACTGTTGCTTTCAAAATCTAACTCTCGAGCATTCGTGACATTAAAGGTGAGCTTGTCATAGGCGTTGATAGGGTTGAGTTGCTTCTGTGCGACTTCGAGTGCCGATGCATCACCATCACTAACAATGTATTCATCAAAAGTATGCTTAACATGCAATAAGTGTTCACCGGTTCCAGCCCCCACCTCTAAGACTTTCGAAAAATGTTTGTCTTCACCGAATGGCTTTTCACACGCAATGTGACCAGCCCTCATCACATAACCGGTTGAATAACTTTGATAAACTCGTTCATCGTATTCATCACTAAAACGAGATAAATAATCGAGCCACTCCTTATCTTCATCCTTGCTTATTCTCATTAATGCCCCTTATTCCAATGATTTGCCATCACGACACCTTAATATAGAAAGAATGCGCATCTCTCGCCGACCTCGTGATACGTTGTCGAGTATCAACCCACAAAAAAAAGCCATCACCGCGATTAACGCAATGGAGCTAGACAAAATAGCAGTCGGTACTCTTTCGACTAATCCTGTATCAATAAAATCAATAATGACAGGGATCCCTAATCCTAATGAGATGATACAAAGCAAGGCCGACAGTAGACCAAAGAAAAACATTGGCTTTACATCTCTCAATAAGAACAAAACAAAGCTAAGAATCTTGATACCATCGCTCAATGTGTTCAATTTGCTCGCCGTACAGTCAGGCCTTGCTCGGTATTGAGTCGCCACCTCTTTAATTGACATGTTGTGATGCAATGCATGCACGGTAAGCTCTGTCTCAATTTGGAAGCCATCACTAAAAACGGGAACGGTTTTAACAAACCGACGACTCATGATCCGGTATCCCGAAAATACATCATTTAGATGGGCATTAAATCCACGATTGATCAATGATGAGAACATTTTATTACCGAAGATATGCCCTTTTGGATAAGCTTCCAAAGAGCGCTCACGACTGCCAATGATCATATCTAACTGCTCTCTCAATAATTGATCAATTAGCATCGGGCATATTGAGGCATCGTAAGTGTCATCACCATCAGCCATCACATAAATATCGGCGTCAATATCGGAAAACATACGCCTGACCACCTCTCCTTTACCTTGACGAGATTCATAGCGAACGATAGCACCAGCTTTTAAAGCTTCTTCAACAGTAGTGTCCGTTGAATTGTTGTCATACACATAAACAGTTGCGTTCGGTAAGGCTTGTTGAAAAGAAGCAACCGTTCTTCCTACAGCCCCAGCCTCGTTAAAGCATGGGAGTAATACTGCTATATTTTTATTCATGAATTGCCCCTTACTCTAAAGATACGATAACCATCTTGAATGTCATCATGTATCACCTCTAGCCAAGCCGGTGTTTCTGAACCATAAAGTTTTTTAATCAGCGCGCCTTCACTTGCAGAATCTCTTAAAATGACCAAATGAGGGTCATTACCGATAACAATATAGTTTATATTTTTTGCTATGATCTTCCTTTCAGCCAACAAAAGATCTTCTTCCAGCATCACTTCGATAAGGAATAGGTTACCGACAATATTTCGATGATAAGGTGCAGCGATAATTTTGTTGTCTGTTTTGGCTAATACAGGTGCACCCGTTTCTATTCCTGAGAGTATGGTCTGTGATTCAATCCCATTATCTTTGAGTACGTTGGAAATGTTAGGTGATTTAGGACGCTCAGATAAAGAGGGGGTTATTGGCTCTGTTGGTGACAACAAAAGTATCACAAGAGCGACAACTAATGGTGCGCCAGATAAAACGACGA from Vibrio artabrorum includes these protein-coding regions:
- the chrA gene encoding chromate efflux transporter: MLSIFKTFFWLGWISFGGPAAHIGYFRKTFVEKLNWLSDQEYGQIVALSQFLPGPGSSQVGFAVGYKKGGLTGAIAAFIGFTSPSVILMLILALVSNQLLEAPLFISVIHGLKLLAVVVVADATFGMYKNFCQSKVATALCVITTVVLLLLPGIWPQVLVLLFAAIVGSQFLTSQALKTTPSTQKISVTPLVIFVALLVGLPLFSAYSQSIEVFGLFYQAGSLVFGGGHVVLPLLQNGIGDQLSQDAFLTGYAAAQAVPGPMFTLATYLGYMLMPSAPIIGALLATIAVFLPGFLLLLGVLKNWQAIASKPLVAGALTGVNAAVVGLLLAALYQPIFTSAVNSRLDFVLIVVGVWLLKTVKMPIVGLVGVFMLFGVATGL
- a CDS encoding MATE family efflux transporter produces the protein MPNADSALNKRMGIVTLTWPIFIEVLLRTALNTSDVFMLSGYSDKAVSAVGVISQISFFLIIVSTMVSSGTGILIAQYNGASRNEESAHVGVASIVLAIITGLLLSIIAVLGAEYFIPLYQLEAQVEQYAQEYLFISGALTFNVTIGVVLTTILRSHGYSKSPMIINLIAGVINVFGNYCVLYQPFGLPVYGVQGVATATVISQMISLLLLISVVKSKGIDLPLKQLKAVPKSIYQKIIQIGSMNAGEVLSYNMAQISITFFVVQMGTSSLAAFTYAQNIARLSFAFALAIGQGSQIQTGYYIGKGWIDEITHRVQRYFVVGFIASTSITCMVYIFRFEILDLFTQDPEIIALAALLITGSIVLEAGRVFNLIFISSLKATGDIKFPVKMGILSMWGIGVAMSYLLGVHWGYGVFGAWMAIAMDEWFRGIIMAHRWRAKKWTRFSF
- a CDS encoding glycosyltransferase family 2 protein is translated as MNKNIAVLLPCFNEAGAVGRTVASFQQALPNATVYVYDNNSTDTTVEEALKAGAIVRYESRQGKGEVVRRMFSDIDADIYVMADGDDTYDASICPMLIDQLLREQLDMIIGSRERSLEAYPKGHIFGNKMFSSLINRGFNAHLNDVFSGYRIMSRRFVKTVPVFSDGFQIETELTVHALHHNMSIKEVATQYRARPDCTASKLNTLSDGIKILSFVLFLLRDVKPMFFFGLLSALLCIISLGLGIPVIIDFIDTGLVERVPTAILSSSIALIAVMAFFCGLILDNVSRGRREMRILSILRCRDGKSLE
- a CDS encoding LysR family transcriptional regulator, giving the protein MADFNWKGIDLNLLIALQALYKTNSVSKAAERCYVSQSAMSHSLQRLRKLFDDPLFERVGSKMEATDRAIELSSTVDALLNTIQSEVLLSKSFDAETYKGTWKIGLTDYAEQMFAPTVFDLIKQSSPYSQVALFNVNRSNYQQVFEDAKLDMTIGSFGEVPKQYRTKHLYTEQHVCLLDQSVLSIEEPMSLAQFVAVEHALVSPNGSLKTGVDIKLAELGYTRKVAIASSNFLTVKRLIRGRELLCIVPKLVARKDIDSEETLLAVKPPIDVPDFDIQLVYRKTKQLEDKNQLLRRLIAKAISSVMSDSID
- a CDS encoding class I SAM-dependent methyltransferase, with the protein product MRISKDEDKEWLDYLSRFSDEYDERVYQSYSTGYVMRAGHIACEKPFGEDKHFSKVLEVGAGTGEHLLHVKHTFDEYIVSDGDASALEVAQKQLNPINAYDKLTFNVTNARELDFESNSFDRVIATHILEHLYEPHLVIKEWLRVLKPEGTLSILIPTDPGIAWKVGRYMTTRKHGLKKGWNYDYIMAREHVNPCNNLMAFLNYYLPDNQHSFWPLSFAPLIDCNLFFNFHGIKRVARH